The following nucleotide sequence is from Aspergillus nidulans FGSC A4 chromosome I.
CTGGCCGTCTAGCGGAGCGGTTGGCACTCCTACCAAAGACAGGTCTGCTTTTGCTACAGGATTTGGCGACCCCATTTTTGGCTCGATGGCTGACCTTCAGTCTCCGAGTTTGGCGACGTTGGGAGCGGGCGGACTGTTTAGCCCTCACGCTGGAATCTCAACCAGTGGAAGCATCGGTCGCTCGAGCAAACTAGGTTCTCTCTTCCCTCAAGCGATGCAGGAACAAATTCAAAGCGAGCAACCTAGGCATGACCTCAGCAGTTTCGATGAGACTCAAACGGGTGAGTCTATTCTATCACTATCAAAGAATTCTCTAACCACGTCAGGTCATCAAGCAGATGCACCTGGTCAAACGGTTCCTGCAACTACTTCCACTTCTCATACTCCAGTTTCTGCTGTAGGCTCCATTCCAACTTCCATGGTTCCGGAAGGTCAGCAAGCAAGCCAGGCTGGAAGCACGGCTGGCTCAGTGCCTACAGCTCAGCAGCGGACCATGGTGATGCCTGATCGAATGCGCTGGATTTACCGGGATCCACAGGGAAATATTCAGGGCCCTTGGACGGGATTGGAGATGCATGATTGGTTCAAGGCGGGCTTTTTCAGTCCTGACCTCCAGATCAGGAAGTTGGAGGACCCTGAATTTGAGCCATTAGCGCAGTTGGTGCGACGCATCGGTAATTCACGAGAGCCATTCCTGGTTCCACAAATTGGGGTTCCCCATGGTCCTGAGCCCAATGCTAGTACTTGGGGAGGTGCTGCCCCTACTGGCTCTGCGCAGCCTCCGTTCCCAGGCAGTTTCCCCAGCTTTGGCACGACTCTGACTGCTGAGCAACAGAATGCCCTCgagcgaagaaagcaagAGGAGCAGTATCTGATGGCACGGCAGAAGGAGCATCttgctcagcagcaggcaatGTTGAAGCAGACACAATTTCAACCTGGGGTTCCTGGAATTTATCcccctcagcttcagcatcaCTCCAGTGCCCATAGCCTTCACAGCCAGCCTAGTTTCGGCAGCATAGCTTCACCAATCGGTTTTCAGCCTTCGCCGATTCAAGGACCCttgcaacagcagcagcctgggTCTGGTTTCTTCGATGCTTCAGGCGCTATCAGGCCCAATCCTCTTCCCAACGTCGGCTCTCAAATGCTCGGAACGGATTTTTTAAACAGCAGCCAAGAGCAGCTTCCTTCGCTGCTCGATCGTTTGAACGTGAACAGATCCGACCCTTTTACATTCGGCAGCCCAACTTCGTTCGCCGCTCGACAGCCCGATAACCTGTTTCCCAACCCGCAGGTCGCAACCATGTTGCAAGACCGTGCGCGGCTtcagcaggaacaggagcaaTTTGATAGCACCCACGGTGACACTCTGTTTGACCAGCAGGCTCGTGAAGAAAGACTCCGTCAGTTTCACGCTTTGAGGGCACAGGAAGGTGATTTTGGCATGCGCACTACGGAAGGCTTGCCCACTCATCCCGCAACCGCACCCTCTCAACCGGCCAAAAATGCCGAGGATAATGCGGCTCTTGAGGAACTCACCAAGTCTATCACTAGCGAAGAACCTGTCTTAACCCTTTCCCAGCAGGTTCAGAAGGCCgcgcaggagcaggaggaacaggagcagaagaagcaacaacagcagcaacaagcGCAATCGACTTCTGACGCTGCCTGGGCTACCAGGGGCGACTCTGCCATGCCTCAACCattccctcctcctccatctgcttCGCCACTGCCCGCTCCCGCCGCTCAGCGCAACCGCCAGAACGTAGCGGAGTCCCTTGCCGCAAACTCTCGTTCTCAGACTCAAACACCTGTTGAGGCTCCCACTACCTCAATTGCGCCATGGGCGAAGGAAGTCAACGAGATGCCGAAGGGCCCGTCTCTCAAGGAGATCCAGGAAGCTGAGGCACGCAATGCCGCGCagagagaagagatggcAGCTGCTGCTCGCCGTGCACAGCTACTTGCCGAGCAGGAACGTCTCagccaggctcaggctcagcaaTCCCCTGGTCTCCCGTCGAGCGCCAACTGGGCCAGTGCTGGATCTCCGGCAACCCCTACCTCGACAGGCTCGGTTTGGAACAACAAGGGTGCGGCCACTACCAGCGCGGCcaagaagaccctagctCAGATtcagaaggaggaagaagcccgTAAGCAAcgctctgctgcagctgcagcagcggcggccgcTCAGAACATTGCCGCGACTACCCCTACTCCCTCTTCTACTGGAAAACGTTATGCGGATCTGGCCAGCAAAGCTCCCGCTGCCTCCCCGGTTAGCGCCGGCTCTGGTGCTTGGACCACCGTCGGTGCCAGCGGCAAGGCCAAAGCTCCTCCTGTTGCTCCAACCGGGCCGCGCTCCACCAGCGGACCAGTTCCTGTCGCTGCATCGCCAGTCCGGCCGAAGGCAGTAACGGCGACTACCACAGCGCCCCGGACCGTTCCTGCCACCACGCCTTCGTCGAACCCTAGCCGGGCTATGGAAGAGTTTACCAAGTGGGCCAAGTTGACTCTGGGCAAGGGGTTGAACAGTAATATCAATGGTATGTTTATTCCTAATGGGAGATTCTGAATCAAACTAACGTTTTTATAGTCGACGATTTTGTCCAGCAATTACTGCTTCTTCCCGCAGAGGCGGAAATCATCTCCGATTCCGTCTACGCCAACTCGCAGACTCTGGATGGCCGACGATTTGCGGACGAGTTCATCCGTCGCCGCAAGCTGGCAGATAAGGGAATCGTGGAGTCCGTTTCGACAAGCGCCCTTGCGGAGAAGAACGGCGGAGGGTGGAGCGAGGTTGCGAAGAAGGGATCTGCTAGCACGTCTCGTGAGGAAGATACGAGCAACGCGGCGTTTAAGATGGTTGCACCccgcaagaagggcaagcGGTGATTTCCGAGCTGTGACTCATTGATGTATGATCAGTAGTAGCACAGAAATTGGCATTTTGCATCTCCACGTAGTTAAATAACTTAGTTAAATGGCTCCATAACGTTCCAGATTTTCTTTCACTCTTTCACCCTCCAACAACCTTCTAAACTAGCCATGGCCTCTCCAACTCCGTTTGGCGCCCCCATGAAAGCGCACTTCCTCCTCGATCCTAATTACAACAATCTCAACCACGgtctttcctctccttcaacgTCGCTTACAGCAATTGCTGACACAACCAGGCTCTTTCGGCACCTACCCTTCCCAGGTCCTTGAAAAGCAACAGTCCATCCAGAAATCTCTCGAATCTAGGCCCGACATCTTCATCCGTTACATTCAGCCCGGCCTTATCGACACTTCTCGGGCCGCCCTCGCGCCCCTCCTTAACGTCCCCGTCTCAGACCTCGTTTTGGTCAAAAATGCCACGACAGGTGTCAACACTGTCCTGCACAATCTCGCACTGACCCGTACTCTGACTGCAGATGACGTTATCTTCTACTTTGACACCGTCTACGGCGCCGTCGAGCGCGCCCTCTTTGCCCTAAAGGAATCCTGGGGCGTCAAGCTGAGGAAGGTTAAGTATGTTTTCCCCCTTGAAGAGGGGGGAATGGTCAAGAGGTTTAGGGAGGCACTGAAGAGCGTGAGAAAAGAGGGCTTGACGCCGAAGCTCGCGGTCTTTGAGACGGTTGTGTCAAACCCAGGCATCAGGTTTCCCTTTGAAGAAATTACGAGGGCTTGTAAGGAAGAGGGTGTGCTGAGTCTTATTGATGGAGCACATGCGGTTGGTATGATCAAGCTGGATCTGGCCGCGTTAGGGGTGGACTTCTTCACGAGTAATTGTCATAAGTATGCCCTGTCTCTCCCTTTTCATTACCCTAGCGCAGGCTTGATGGTTTATGCTTAGGTGGCTCTACACTCCGCGCTCCTGCGCAGTCTTATACGTTCCCGAGCGCAACCAGAAGTTCATCCGGACAAGTCTCCCTACGTCATGGGGGTATGTGCCGCCACAGGTTCCACCTTCTGAATCAGGCGAAGACAAGGATATCCCTCCGTCCACGCTCCCAAATACTGGAAAATCCCCGTTCGTCGCGCTCTTTGAGTTCACAGGGACAACGGACGACAGCGCGTATGCGTGTGTCCCTGCAGCACTCAACTTCAGAGATGAGGTCTGCGGTGGCGAGGAGAGGATCTATGCTTACCTTGAACGACTCGCTGGGGAGGCGGGTGAACTCCTTGCGTCTGCATTAGGGACGGATGTGTTGAGGGCTGTGAAAGATGCAAGCGGTGCAGGGAAAGGTGGAAAGGGGCTGGGTTGCTCAATGGTCAATGTGCGGTTGCCTATTCGGATCACTAATCTGGACTTAAATTCTGGAACGAAGGATAAGGCGATAAATGTACGGCCGGAGGACGTCAGTCCCCTGTCGCACTGGCTACACGAGCAGTTGATAGCCAGAGGGACATTCGTACCGTGTTTTCCGCATGGGCAGTGGATGTTTGTCAGACTCAGCGCGCAAGTTTACCTGGAAAGGAGTGATTTTGTTTGGTTGGGTGATGTCTTCAAGCATATAATGGAGGGTGTAC
It contains:
- a CDS encoding uncharacterized protein (transcript_id=CADANIAT00006767), with translation MPTPLPSSFASAAAGNTQDASRRGDGTSSGEWSRTRMNGATQTFRRPSVATNPSHTRDATSATTPTGSAGGAYSTHMSSTRNGASVDTRYSKEQLLDLYKAQRESGVLSKNVADYFVADWNPHIETPTANGAWGKRDDHKDNPIGPEVCWDHGGQFEPLGLVDMTDDEKETFSTSVNSPLKPPPTNAAKENAATGGSGRRTSVSYPQGNAPYNTSSPSSTRPGPRRRETGDSIGNPMSPTTSGSRFFRDEPNTSTPPPSLLRRKTDFRDATSVSKWEEKEKEAQGRDTADTSSPFGSLKRSSTNPVGLPGSTSPWPSASQNANFSPMGAFGAFNLGTSSAAQTPTTEKRPGFGSLRGESRLKGLFSKDSSEDIPSVREKSSLSNLDRLGESEAEKRSQSPWGEQLKTRTGRSETNPFSDEPRSGSAALGGSQDVSTPSQVADQLGFSAFGMTSSIPGFRDLMQSHENSRNPTPHLPGREPTSPTNTNPYQSPHGDRGDVDDVDTDGSDIQNTNHPGLSGLRDSAAFGSIRRVGSGMDLPSIDRSQSSSVAGNRSFSNLGSLGGLPSLGGAGWPSSGAVGTPTKDRSAFATGFGDPIFGSMADLQSPSLATLGAGGLFSPHAGISTSGSIGRSSKLGSLFPQAMQEQIQSEQPRHDLSSFDETQTGESILSLSKNSLTTSGHQADAPGQTVPATTSTSHTPVSAVGSIPTSMVPEGQQASQAGSTAGSVPTAQQRTMVMPDRMRWIYRDPQGNIQGPWTGLEMHDWFKAGFFSPDLQIRKLEDPEFEPLAQLVRRIGNSREPFLVPQIGVPHGPEPNASTWGGAAPTGSAQPPFPGSFPSFGTTLTAEQQNALERRKQEEQYLMARQKEHLAQQQAMLKQTQFQPGVPGIYPPQLQHHSSAHSLHSQPSFGSIASPIGFQPSPIQGPLQQQQPGSGFFDASGAIRPNPLPNVGSQMLGTDFLNSSQEQLPSLLDRLNVNRSDPFTFGSPTSFAARQPDNLFPNPQVATMLQDRARLQQEQEQFDSTHGDTLFDQQAREERLRQFHALRAQEGDFGMRTTEGLPTHPATAPSQPAKNAEDNAALEELTKSITSEEPVLTLSQQVQKAAQEQEEQEQKKQQQQQQAQSTSDAAWATRGDSAMPQPFPPPPSASPLPAPAAQRNRQNVAESLAANSRSQTQTPVEAPTTSIAPWAKEVNEMPKGPSLKEIQEAEARNAAQREEMAAAARRAQLLAEQERLSQAQAQQSPGLPSSANWASAGSPATPTSTGSVWNNKGAATTSAAKKTLAQIQKEEEARKQRSAAAAAAAAAQNIAATTPTPSSTGKRYADLASKAPAASPVSAGSGAWTTVGASGKAKAPPVAPTGPRSTSGPVPVAASPVRPKAVTATTTAPRTVPATTPSSNPSRAMEEFTKWAKLTLGKGLNSNINVDDFVQQLLLLPAEAEIISDSVYANSQTLDGRRFADEFIRRRKLADKGIVESVSTSALAEKNGGGWSEVAKKGSASTSREEDTSNAAFKMVAPRKKGKR
- a CDS encoding putative aminotransferase family protein (LolT) (transcript_id=CADANIAT00006768) — translated: MASPTPFGAPMKAHFLLDPNYNNLNHGSFGTYPSQVLEKQQSIQKSLESRPDIFIRYIQPGLIDTSRAALAPLLNVPVSDLVLVKNATTGVNTVLHNLALTRTLTADDVIFYFDTVYGAVERALFALKESWGVKLRKVKYVFPLEEGGMVKRFREALKSVRKEGLTPKLAVFETVVSNPGIRFPFEEITRACKEEGVLSLIDGAHAVGMIKLDLAALGVDFFTSNCHKWLYTPRSCAVLYVPERNQKFIRTSLPTSWGYVPPQVPPSESGEDKDIPPSTLPNTGKSPFVALFEFTGTTDDSAYACVPAALNFRDEVCGGEERIYAYLERLAGEAGELLASALGTDVLRAVKDASGAGKGGKGLGCSMVNVRLPIRITNLDLNSGTKDKAINVRPEDVSPLSHWLHEQLIARGTFVPCFPHGQWMFVRLSAQVYLERSDFVWLGDVFKHIMEGVPGFLEANKNGTQAKAKI